TCGGTGATTGAAATGAACTTTCCTCCctagatatataaaattttatagaatgtgtatattataaaagtatctATTTATGGAACAAGAAGCGAGAGTGGTGATTCGTGTGGTTGGTGAGCATATTTTTTGTGTCAAAAAAGTGCATTGAGGTTTGAGAAGTCAAATGTTCTTGTAGCAGTTTTGGTCTAATGTGTCTTcgtttcaaatttttcatagaATTTGGATTGTCATTCTTTCATTATGCTTGCAATTTGGATCATAAAAAAGAACAATAATATTATGTGTTGTCGGTTTTCTAGtatgtttatatttgaattttctttttggtcagTTCTCATCATTAGtccttgaattatttttatattctaatcTGGTCATTTTAGTATGCTTTTTTAAGGAGTGTGGCGGGCACGAACTGGTTGTTTACTTTGCTTTTATGTCTGCCTTTAGTATTGAAAGATGATTATCACAAATTTCATAtagcaaataaaatttaaatcccaAGATTCTTTGTTTAAAAtttccaactttttttttatcaaaaaggGTTTCTTTGGGCATCATATTTATAAAGGCTACTAAGGATTAAACCATACCGAAAAGTTCAGTCTACGATTACGTAATTGTTGTATTAGATTTACTATcctaaatagtaaattaatgtTATCCGTCATtcaattattctaattttaatcTAATGAAAGAAGATGGAAGTAAATCCAGGGCATTGTCAAGCTACTTGAGATAAATCATTGTTGAATGGAGAACATTTTAAAGGTGAAATTGAACTTATAATCTCAAAAATTGAAGCGAACTTTGAAAACGCtttgcttttatttataaaacagATTCCATTATAATCCAACCTGCTTGATATTCCCCCTCTATTTTGTTGTTTCTTCCATTTGGATCCTTTTTCAACGCTCCCATTCTCTTTTTAGTGGGAGCCTACTTTCTCCAAGTGTCATGCCTGCCTGCCTTCACCAATCCCTCCTTATCATTTGGTCAACTCAAAACCCTTTGAGATATCAGTCACTAACTATACAACAGATTATGCCCAACATGCTTCCAACAATGTCAAGACACCCTTCCCACAAACTTTCAATATCCCCCTATATAAAAACCCTACCCCCTCACCTCTTTTCTTtcaccccccccccccaacaaCCTTTTCTTCTTTCCAATGGAACACCAAGTTCAAACCCAACAAAAAGGCAAGTTCAAGGAGAGGAGAAACAAGTTTGTTGGTGTAAGGCAAAGACCATCAGGGAAATGGGTTGCTGAGATCAAAGACACTACACAAAAAATAAGGATGTGGCTTGGTACTTTTGAAACAGCTGAAGAAGCTGCTAGAGCTTATGATGAAGCTGCTTGTCTTCTTAGAGGTTCTAATACAAGAACCAATTTTGCAACTCATGTTCCTACTGATTCTCATCTCTCTTTGAAGATTAGGAACTTACTTAATCATAAGAAGAGCTTGAGGCAAGGGAagaataataatagtaatagtacTACCAACTCCAACAAAATCACCATTAAAGCAAGTACTATTGTTGGCAGTAACGACAGTATTAATAGTAGTATCAGTAATGCTGGTACCGATAATTTTACGTGTAATTCGTTGGTGTTTGATGGTGCATACAGGCCCGAGTTGAGCGGTTTTGTAGGGGAACTTGGACTGGATCCGTCGCAGTTGGGGCAATCCTGGATGATTCCAACAGGGTTTGATCAGATTCCTTTAAGCCAAGGACTGGAGTTGCCGCAAGAAGTTGGTGTTTTGCCTCAAGGGATTGATCAAGAGCTCATGGAATTTGAACGCTTGAAAGTAGAAAGACAGGTATCAGCAACTTTATATGCAATGAATGGGGTTAATGAGTACCTTCAAAGTGCAGCATTTGATCCGAATGATGCTATTTGGGATCTTACTACACTTTGTCACTTATTCTGTCAAAGTTGATTTCTCTCTTTCTAACTATGAAACTAGAGGCTGTTTCTGTTCCTAGTGTTTAGAAACAACAATTTTCAATGTCTGAAATGAAAACTATTGCTGTTTCAGTTATGTTCCTCACAACATTTTTGCTCTTACTCTTTCTTCTAACAAGTTCCATGATTTTTGCTCCTACTCTTTCTTCTAACAAGTTTCATGGTATACTCAATTCTGATTCTAACAAGTTCCATGGTGAAGTCCTCTTAGATGATATCCCTGTATTTATGTTCGAATACTGATCAAACACTTGTTAAAAATgagtactttaaataaaataggtaaaattataatgaaatttattgtATTAAGAATCGAATTGCATTTTACtctatttactaaaaaaatagtaaattagtcactatacattaaattaaaaagcaaaccaatctttctaataaaattttattcatttctattgttaaaaactaatcCTCAGACGTTAACAAATGTACACATGACATATCACTTGCCATTATCTAATTATTATGCTTTTTCAACTTCCATCTACAGATTAATTTGGACTTAAGTAACCCATTTTCTGAgtgaaaacaaaatatattttaactcttAATACAATGAAATAAAGCAAAATAATGATTTGGCCATTTTTGCTCCTATAAACTACACCTTTCATAAATAACAAGGAAAACATTTATAACAAAAATGGTGTGCAACACAACTCTGAATATAACTTCATTGGTGGCATAAAAAGGGTCTAGACAGATTATAGGTACAATTTGACAATCTTACAGCAACCATAAATGTTGTTTATGGAACACCTTTCATAAATAGAAGAcacatttataacaaaaaatgaCAAACAcaactataaatattacttcATTGATAGCATAAAAAGCCCTTAGGCAAATGATGGGCACAATTTAACAATCATACGGCACACAGGAAGACGGTGCTACACAAGAACAAAAGATAGGAATACCCTTAAACACACAGCTGATATTCAAAAGTAAATATTTCAGCATACGAACATCAATAGTCTTCGGCATCCTCTTCGTCCTCTACACCTTCGGCTCCGACTTCTTCATAATCTTTTTCGAGAGCAGCCAGATCCTCACGAGCTTCAGAGAACTCTCCTTCTTCCATGCCCTCACCAACATACCAATGCACGAAAGCTCTCTTCGAGTACATGAGATCGAACTTGTGGTCAATGCGTGCAAACACCTCAGCCACTGCTGTGTTGTTGCTTATCATGCAAACAGCTCGCTGCACCTTAGCGAGATCTCCTCCGGGTACAACAGTTGGAGGCTGATAGTTAATACCACATTTGAAGCCAGTAGGGCACCTACACATCCAAtcgaaaaaaaaacttttcagAGAAAGGGCAAGAATATATTGGAGACACAAGGACATCCTTAAAATACATTGTGCTACTATATTCCTGCATGAGATACTTAGGTATATACTATTATATAAACCAATCCCATATCATAATGATGGCAAGGGCAATTTCCTAGCTAGTGAACTAATGAAGCAGAGTTTTCCATCCTTCCATATGAAATTCTCTTACCAGTCAACGAACTGCACAGTCCTCTTCGTTTTGATGGTAGCAACAGCAGCATTAACATCCTTGGGGACAACATCTCCCCGATACATCAAGCAACATGCCATGTACTTCCCATGCCTAGGGTCACATTTTGCCATCATGCTTGAAGGCTCAAACACAGCATTTGTAATCTCGGGAATCGACAATTGTTCATGGTATGCTTTCTCAGCTGAGATGACAGGTGCATATGAAGAGAGCATGAAATGGATACGGGGGTATGGAACCAAATTGGTTTGAAACTCAGTAACATCCACATTGATAGCTCCATCAAACCTTAAAGAAGTTGTCAAGGATGATATGATTTGAGATATCAAACGGTTCAAGTTAGTGTAAGTTGGCCTCTCAATATCAAGGGAACGACGGCATATGTCATAAATTGCTTCATTATCCAAGAGCACAGCCACATCAGTGTGCTCAAGAAGGGAATGAGTAGACAGAACACTGTTGTAAGGCTCCACAACAGCTGTTGAGACCTGTGAGTTTAACAGAGAcaaaaccaaaatgtaaacttgCATACCACAAAAAGGTTTCAAAGGCCAAACATGAAGCATAGTTCTAGCAAACTCAAATGCATATTACCGCAGGCTTTTAAGCTAAAATGGTTACCTGTGGTGAAGGGTAGATGGTGAAACCAAGCTTTGACTTTTTACCATAATCCACCGACAAGCGTTCTAACAACAAAGATCCCAGACCAGAACCAGTTCCACCACCAACAGCATTGAACACAAGAAACCCTTGTAAACCAGTGCAGTTATCAGCTAACTTCCTAACACGGTCAAGGCAAAGATCCACAATTTCCTTCCCAACTGCAAAAAGGACAAGCATCAATCTTTGTAAGTAACCCAACaaaaagaacaacaacaaaaagaagaacCACAGATGATGTTTATAGTGTACTTGTATAATGGCCTCTGGCAAAGTTATTGGCAGCATCTTCTTTGCCAGAAATAAGCTGTTCAGGGTGGAAAAGTTGTCGGTAAGTCCCAGTCCTAACTTCATCGATCACAGTAGGTTCCAGATCCACAAACACAGCTCTAGGAACATGTTTCCCTGAACCAGTTTCACTAAAGAAAGTGTTGAAAGCATCATTTGCTACACCTACAGAGGTGTCACTGCAACAAAGTCACAAACACATTGAAAACCAACTGTTATCCCTTCAGAATCTGTCATGAAAGAACATAAAGTTAGCATCTTTTTGctaaaaaaaatgggttttgaagaTAAAAACCTGGGCATCATTCCATCGGGTTGGATTTCATGTTCAAGGCAGTAAAGCTCCCAACATGAGTTACCGACTTGAATACCAGCTTGACCTATATGAATGCTTATGATTTCCCTCATGTTTTGGTGAAAAAAAGGAATGGATTTGATGATCTAAGAGGAAAGGATCTGAGAGACGAATGTTATGGACTTTGTTTACAAGAAATGGAAAAGGGGAAGACAGTACACAGAGAGACCCAGTGAGTGCAGGATTTTTTTCAAAGTGGGAAAgaagataatataataatatatacatacaaaaataGCATTTAACTAATGGgaattgatgatattttggcgTCCGACAGCCTTTACGTGGGGCCCATACTTTTGCTTAGCTGGCCACCACTCACCATGATCACGACTCTCTTCGAGTCTTTTAAGTCCAAACTAGGGTtggttgaaaattaaaaatcaaatgtgTAATcgagtaaaatttaatttgatttaaaatttcaagtttaatattTGGCAACTGCTCTATCCAATATTTGCTTTGTTTTAAGATATAATCGAGTTATTTAAGTTAgagtttaattaagtttatttgcTAATTTCTGTATTTAAGTTTGAACTCGAGTTTAACtcgataattaattttagggttaataacatatattaaggaaaataatgcaatttcataatataaaaacatgaaaagcTTGAGAAAGCTCTTGAGTAGTTCGGTTCAAATATTAAGCTTGAATTCGACATGATCGAAAGCTTGAGTTTGAGTGGCTCGATAATTACCGAATCGAGTTCGATTTTTTGAGTCGAACTTGAGTAGCTTGCTAGCACTAATGTCTCATTTATATCCCTAGTGTAAGGTTTTTAGAACCAAATTAAGGGTTGAATCGATCGGACCACCAGTTCTTGGTCCGACTAGTTTATTCggttcaattgaataaattattaaaaataaaatattaaatattaaaaaatagaaaaataaaaaaattgttcaatTGGTTATTTTAGTTcagtttttttattgatttataaaaatataaaaaaatcactttttataataatatagaaCTTATGAATGTGAATTTGTTAAATTCTCTACTTAGTTGGGATTCGATTAATAGATCTCACTAATTCAAGAGTTTTATTATGGTAGagttgtatatttatttattgaaaagaaaaattctttatatttcatatagggtaaactacaccgaggactactaaattattattaagtttacgttttagtcatttaactttaaaattacaaaatggtcattaaactattcagaagtttttatttaagtcactgagctattaagttttttttaaagtccgACTAGTGAGCTCCAAGCAATTATTACTGTGGATCAGTATCCATCggtgataaaataatataccttagatccaagtcgatttgACGTTCAATGCCAgatatcaaagaagaaaaatgtttggattttggttgaCAAATTCATGatgttcaaagttatttcatgaaaaaataaaCTGCAGAAGAGAAATGGAAGAATAACTCTCAATTGGTGCAAGCGACGCGAACAAAGAAGATCATATAACAATGATTTAATAACCCAATgacttcaataaaaatttactaataattcaGTGAATTTAGTTTTCCTTTTCATATAAAATCTTTCTGTTTCATCAATTTAAGAATTGAACTATCCGTTTAAACTCGAAAGTATagtttaaactaaaaatattataaaagaataaagttCGAAAAATGGGTTTATACAAGATttaagttacatattttatttcaatcgAATTTTAGGTGGAAATTTTTTTACTGGACCaacttaaattatatatattttaaaaaataaaatcaaaattaaaagatataaggGGGATGAGGTAGGACCAGCCAGGATAGCATGACATTTAGGGTTCTACAATAATGAGCACCCAACGTTAGGAAGATGATGTGTTTTTTGTTTGCTTGTTTGGATAAGAAGTAGTATAGATTTATTCACGagttgatttattcgatcaagtttaaagatttttttttgttgaaataggGCTCTAGTTGAGTCTTGAATGTTTAAACTTGAGCctgatttagttaattttaatatattatgtaatttataaattaaaattaaaattaaaattattgtaatatataatattataatgtaaacattaacaaaatttaagatgcctatatataaaatttaaataaatgaaaaattacataaatttattaaatattaaatataaataaatacgagttgatttgggtaaaattttataCCTATATTTTAAGATTGGATCAAGTTTGaacaaacataaaatgtattaatacTATTCTTAAACCGACCCAACTCATGAAtatgtgtaaatattttcattgcCAACAATATGATAATTAAGATTTTCTTCTATTTCATATttagtaaattatattaaattttagtgtattacattaaatttcaaactGATTTTAGGAGATATTCAATCTTGTACTAATACTATTTTATTCTCTTAATCTTATTTGGATTTGGTTTGGGAAGAAAATTAAACTCGTATTTTAATCTGATCCGGGTTTGAGTAGAGAAATGAgcataattattttagaatggTTCAGTTTGAACTCGGTTGAATTAGGTCTACTTTGTACTAGAGGCAGCTCGACggtccgcccgaaatatgggtttgggtaaaaaacgaggcccattttttaaaataattttttggtgtttattaaaaaatgggccgggctgaGCCGGGCTCGAGCTTAGAATTTTTTTCTCGGgtcgggcctggacaaaattgcaggcccatatttcgggccgggtcgggcctgGGCCTAGGAGGCGGGGCAAAAAAATTTTTGGACCCagtccggcccggcccggcccatgaacacctctacttTGTACTATgtgtttttaatgaatttagctactctcatttaatatttttggttcttttttttttggtgaaatattTTTGGTTCTTTATTTATCGAaatgtatattttcaatatgacttttttttttaaatgtggtaATATGTCATATCACATAACCtcttaactaataattaattttccttttatatatattcaatatttaattatatataaaacctGTATAATTTAGTTAACATCAAAGTGTAGTTATCATGATTGTAGAATAAAAGAGGTTAAGGtctctttctattaaaaatatactatAGTTATCtacatctaaaattttaaaaatatataaaataattatttcccTAAAGAAAAGGTTAGCCATCCATAGAGTGAATATTCAAATCCTTGTGATAACAGAAAACAATGATTCAAAATTGTAAAACCAAAAATGGATTAGTGCTAAAAGCAAGGAAATAAATGAATGGATGAGCTTCTTCTAAGGGATTAAGATGGAAGAATGGAAGAGGGGATTGTGTGGTATAAAAGGAGAGGTATGCATGCAATTCAAAATCAACTCAAGCAAATCATCTCCCTCTTCCTCTAGAGGGGATAAACAGTATAATAAATTACATTGGAGACGTGGTCGGAAAAAAAGGGTAAAGAGATGGCTCGATTAACATTAATATCGATGTTAGTTCTCTTGGCAGGATCAATGCTTATGGTTCAGGGCGGAGATCCCACCCTTTTTTTCGAATGGAACGTCACCTATGGAACCATTGCTCCCTTGGGAGTGCCAGTAAAGGGTATTCTTATTAACGGGCAATTCCCGGGACCAAATCTTAACTCTACCACCAACAACAATATCGTGGTCAATGTGTTCAATAACCTTGATGAGCCATTCCTTGTAACATGGTAAGCGACTACCAAGAGTAGTTTCttttttacattaatatgatTATGCTAGTGAAGAGTCGAGCTAATTATCTGTGGAAATGGGATTTGTTGCAGGGACGGCGTGCAACATAGGAAGAACTCTTGGCAAGATGGTGTTCTGGGAACCAACTGTCCTATCCCCCCTGGGAAGAATTACACCTATAAATTCCAGGTGAAGGATCAGATTGGCAGCTACATGTACTATCCGGTGACGGCTATGCATAAGGCGGTTGGTGGTTTCGGTGGCCTCCGTGTTAACAGCCGTCTACTCATCCCTGTTCCCTACGCCGACCCGGCTGATGACTATACTCTCTTAGTGGGAGACTTTTTCAACAAGGGACACACCGGCCTCAAGAAGATTCTTGATAGCGGTCGCAACCTTGGGAGATGTGACGGTGTCCACCTTAATGGGAAAGTTGCGAAAGGTGATGGGAAGGATGAACCTCTGTTTACGATGGAGGCAGGCAAAACGTACAAGTACAGGATTTGCAATACGGGTATCAAGACATCTCTGAACGTCAGGTTCCAGGGCCACACCATGAAATTGGTTGAGATGGAGGGTTCCCACACAATGCAGAATGACTATGACTCCCTTGATGTTCATGTTGGACAGTGCTTCAGTGTGCTTGTTACTGCCAACCAGGAACCAAGGGATTACCATGTGGTGGCCTCTACCCGTTTTACCAGACGTGAGGTTACAGCAACCGGCATCATCCGTTACAAGAATGGCAAGGGAGCTGCCTCATCCGAGTTGCCACCACCACCTGTTGGTTGGGCTTGGTCACTCAATCAATTCCGTACCTTCCGTTGGAACTTGACTTCTAACGCTGCTAGGCCTAACCCTCAGGGCTCCTACAAATATGGTTCCATTAACATTACCCGCACCATCAAGCTTGCCAACACTGCACAAAGAGTAGATGGCAAGCTCCGATATGCTCTTAATGGAGCCTCCTATGTCGAACCAACCACTCCACTAAAACTTGCAGAATACTACGGCGTAGCCGACAAGGTTTTCAAGTATGATACCATTCCCGATGAGCCACCAAGTGACAACACTAAGGTAACTTTGGCACCTATTGTCCTCAACATGACACACAGAAACTTTGTGGAAATCATCTTCGAGAATCACGAGACCGCCATTCAGTCTTACCACTTGTCTGGCTACTCATTCTTTGCCGTGGGGTAAGTATAGCTTCTAACGTAACAAATACATGTGGTGATTTTATTGCCTGAGTTGAAGTAATAAGTTGTATAATGATTTGTTGCAGCATGGACATTGGGAAATGGAGCCCTGAGAAGAGGATGAACTACAATCTTCTCGACGCCGTGAGCAGACACACCATACAGGTATTCCCCAACTCCTGGTCAGCAATCCTATTGACATTCGACAACTGCGGGATGTGGAACCTGAGGTCGGAGATATGGGACAGGCATTACCTTGGGCAACAGCTTTATGCTAGTGTTATTTCCCCTAACCGATCCCTCAAGGATGAGTACAACTTGCCGGAAGGTGTATTGACTTGCGGCATCGTGCAAGGCATGCCAAGGCCTCCACCTTTCAGCAGTTAATTTAAATAAGCTTATAAATCTGTATCCAATTCTGGTGTATGGGGAGAGAGAGGGTGAGAAAAGCTTGAGTTCTGTACAATatgtaatgaaataaaagcTTTTGGACCACTTTATTGTTACTAATTTTCGTGTGTTGCCCTCGAATATACACAcatttaagttattttcaatataaaaaaacagatattttcaaaattgtacaATATTTTAAAGATGAATGATTTAAGCATGGTTTATACTactaattattttgatattttcaaaattgatataaataaataattaagttatattaacaaagaaatttaaaataaataatctatatatttttgttgataTACTTCGCTTTGAACATTGATCTtcatcaatataaataaatcattctaCTATGGCGGTTCaactttttgtttctttttattcatttattttgtaaatttcaaatttagatatGTCAAATTGTAAACATTTATTTGTCAAAAGGCtctttaaaatatgaaaaaaattaagtcatTGTATACATTTTGTACTTAATTAAGTCCctatcattaattaaaataatcaattaagccacgtaaaataaattgatggaGCAATAGATAGAGATAGTAATAGCTTCTAGATTAATCTATTATTTTtcctataaaaatattaaaaattaaaaaattatcaaaatataaatattattaaatattaaaaaataaaattggtataaacttataaaattttaaaaattctaaaattaataaaatatatttaaaatatttaaaattttataaaaacattacaactctataaaaataataaaaatattagaagtattaaatttgatataaaataataataacttgaTTTGGGTTGGATTAGTCATTGGACGGTTAGACCAAAATCGACAAGGATATCGATCTAGAGAAAGCCATTAGGCGGTTGACATTGGAACCGGATGGTTGAACCGattctttatctttttaatatatatattttatttcttaatgttttatttaattaaaccgACGAATTAGTCGAAATGGTAAACCGATggcttaatttaaattttttgaaaagataTTAGATTAAACTATAAGCTACCACGTCTCATCATCTAATTGGCCtaccaatttattttaacgATCAATGTAATCAATTTGAACAtcgttaaatattttaattaatgccAAGAATTTAATCGGGTGTAATTTAATATATGGATAGACCTTTTGACATATAAACCTATTGAAAATAAggttattatattttatctccCAATAATTACATGGAATATTTGAAATTCAAGCACTCCCTAGATGACTTTGCTTGGAGACTAGCATAATTTAAGGCACTCTTCGCACGAAGATGGACAAATTGTGGATgattaagaaattgaatagTCTGCTATGTTTGAATATGCTACTAGCTCGTtctaataattgaattatttgaacaAAGTTGAGAAACAAGACCGGAACGTCAAGAATCCAAGGACGAATAATGAATTTGGTTTGTGATCTCGTGTCATAACTCATTAAGTAGCTAAGTTTAATGAATTGATATTGATGAATGTTCTCATAAAAGGCATGTTATAGCTTAGTTGACTTTGATGGCAATAATGGCTGTGATGATTTTCATATGggtatatattttagtattcCGGTGTAATGAGCGTTAGGACACATCACTTACTTTAATTCTTTGTTGGGTTATTAGGTACTTCAATATACTAATTTGCGTAATCACCATTGAATTTGAAATCGATTAATAAGTGTATCATGTGTCTAAGATACGTAGTGGTATATGATTGAAATTGattaatagggactaaaatataagtattatGTGACTTATGCTTAAGTTATAACAGATTTTGTAAGTCTTAGGATGATTTGAGAAATAAGATGACATGTTTAAATGGTATAAATTGTCTTTTTATATCCTAATGTCCGATTTTCgtatatctcaaaattttcccGCTCGAATTAATTCAGCTTTATAACTATACTCTAAGGCCTCAAACTATCaataaaacaccatttttgTCCAAAGTTCTCAACAATCTCATTCAAGCTCTCAAGAACTCATCAATGGCTATATTATCTATGTTTAATTAAGTCTTGTTTCTACACATCCCACTTCATTTCTAGCATGTTTTCCACAAAGTTGAAGCTTAACACTAGATATTCATGGATTCAAGTTTTCATTCTCTAAGTTCTCTAATGCTTAGGCTATGTTCATCAAAGTATCACAAACTAagattttaacaaattcaaGTGAAAAGTTCACCTTCCTTAGTAATTTGATGGACGATAATGGAAGAGTAACCTAaagaatttctttctttcttttgcttctCTCACCAATtgaacacacacacacacacacacacacacacacacacatatatacataattaatctaattactCATTAATCTAATGGCTGCAATTGAGCTTAAAGAATGGTCAATAGAAATGAATGGCAAGGATCAACGCAAGCCACTAACTAAGAATAAGCACTTAGGTTCTTGGCATAATTACCACTGACAAATTTGTTTAATTCTTAAAtcaattctctttattttattcacCTCACAATTAGTCTTTGATCAATAATTACTGTTCTTTCAATCTAGTCCTTGTACttaataatttatctaatttaatcccttaataattctaatttctaatttcatGTTCATCTTGTAAATGTCTCGATTTAAGATTTTTGGACTAGTTCGATTTCGAGAATTCAGCCCCGAAATTGAAATTTCTGACCCCAGTGAAAATCAGAATGTTATATGCAAACTGCTCGACATCCTGCAAGGTCTCCATAATGGATTTCTTCACATTTGTGTCATTGTTGCTCGTGGTTCGATCCACCCTCGGTATTCACTTCAACTGTAACAATGGTCATATTCGTTGCCATGAGTGATGTGgaaaaattgttaatatttcGTTAAGTAATTTGAAATGGATCATGACTAATTTGGTGGAAagagttaataaa
The nucleotide sequence above comes from Gossypium raimondii isolate GPD5lz chromosome 13, ASM2569854v1, whole genome shotgun sequence. Encoded proteins:
- the LOC105781811 gene encoding ethylene-responsive transcription factor ERN1 → MEHQVQTQQKGKFKERRNKFVGVRQRPSGKWVAEIKDTTQKIRMWLGTFETAEEAARAYDEAACLLRGSNTRTNFATHVPTDSHLSLKIRNLLNHKKSLRQGKNNNSNSTTNSNKITIKASTIVGSNDSINSSISNAGTDNFTCNSLVFDGAYRPELSGFVGELGLDPSQLGQSWMIPTGFDQIPLSQGLELPQEVGVLPQGIDQELMEFERLKVERQVSATLYAMNGVNEYLQSAAFDPNDAIWDLTTLCHLFCQS
- the LOC105782720 gene encoding tubulin alpha-5 chain — translated: MREIISIHIGQAGIQVGNSCWELYCLEHEIQPDGMMPSDTSVGVANDAFNTFFSETGSGKHVPRAVFVDLEPTVIDEVRTGTYRQLFHPEQLISGKEDAANNFARGHYTIGKEIVDLCLDRVRKLADNCTGLQGFLVFNAVGGGTGSGLGSLLLERLSVDYGKKSKLGFTIYPSPQVSTAVVEPYNSVLSTHSLLEHTDVAVLLDNEAIYDICRRSLDIERPTYTNLNRLISQIISSLTTSLRFDGAINVDVTEFQTNLVPYPRIHFMLSSYAPVISAEKAYHEQLSIPEITNAVFEPSSMMAKCDPRHGKYMACCLMYRGDVVPKDVNAAVATIKTKRTVQFVDWCPTGFKCGINYQPPTVVPGGDLAKVQRAVCMISNNTAVAEVFARIDHKFDLMYSKRAFVHWYVGEGMEEGEFSEAREDLAALEKDYEEVGAEGVEDEEDAEDY
- the LOC105783515 gene encoding L-ascorbate oxidase homolog gives rise to the protein MARLTLISMLVLLAGSMLMVQGGDPTLFFEWNVTYGTIAPLGVPVKGILINGQFPGPNLNSTTNNNIVVNVFNNLDEPFLVTWDGVQHRKNSWQDGVLGTNCPIPPGKNYTYKFQVKDQIGSYMYYPVTAMHKAVGGFGGLRVNSRLLIPVPYADPADDYTLLVGDFFNKGHTGLKKILDSGRNLGRCDGVHLNGKVAKGDGKDEPLFTMEAGKTYKYRICNTGIKTSLNVRFQGHTMKLVEMEGSHTMQNDYDSLDVHVGQCFSVLVTANQEPRDYHVVASTRFTRREVTATGIIRYKNGKGAASSELPPPPVGWAWSLNQFRTFRWNLTSNAARPNPQGSYKYGSINITRTIKLANTAQRVDGKLRYALNGASYVEPTTPLKLAEYYGVADKVFKYDTIPDEPPSDNTKVTLAPIVLNMTHRNFVEIIFENHETAIQSYHLSGYSFFAVGMDIGKWSPEKRMNYNLLDAVSRHTIQVFPNSWSAILLTFDNCGMWNLRSEIWDRHYLGQQLYASVISPNRSLKDEYNLPEGVLTCGIVQGMPRPPPFSS